A window of Paenibacillus phoenicis genomic DNA:
CAGATAGCTGACCACATCCGTATTGTAACCCATCCCCAGCGTAAAGAACAGGGAGGCCAGCGCAACGCCCCCGGACATGATAATGGCAATCGACAGCTCGGCGTAACCTCGATACGCTTTACGCAGCTTCTCGATGGCAAACGAGGCGACGACGGCAAAAGCGAGGCCAACCCCAACGGGATAGACCCCAAGCAAGAAACCTAAAGCCACCCCGGCGATAGTAACATGGGCCAGCGTATCACCGATCATCGAGAGACGACGCAGCACCAGAAAGATCCCGATCAAGGGTGCGGTCAATCCGATCAACAGGCCGCCAGCCAGCGCTCTTTGAAAAAAATCAGCGGATAATATCTCCAAAATAAACAACTCCTAAACCAACGAATGCTGCAGATCCGGGATCGCGCAGTCCTGCTCGTGCGAGTGGCGCACGTAAAATTTGATCGCCCCACACTGCTTGCGGGGTTCCTGGCCCAGCTTCCCTTCGATCATGCCGATATCATGGGAGACCATCAGAAACGTCATGTGATGATGGGCGTGCATATGAAAAATCAATTCAAAAAAATCGGCTTGCGTCTGAGCATCAATGCCGACGGTGGGTTCGTCCAAAACGAGCAAATCGGGTTTGTTCACGAGCGCCCGCGCCAAAAATACCCGCTGCTGTTGGCCGCCGGAAAGCTGGCCGATGCGCTTATGCTGGATATCACCGATCCGCATCACTTCCAGCGCATCATCACACTTGCGCTGTTCCTCACGGCCGATCCGGCGGAACAGCTTCTTGTTATTGTATAGGCCGGACAACACCACTTCGCGGACCGTCGCCGGAAACAGGGGATTAAAGGCGTTCTTCTGCGGCACGTAGCCGATCCGCTCCCAATCGCGGAAGCGCCGGATCGGCTCGCCGAACAAGCGAATTTCCCCTTCGGTTGGCTGCAGCAGACCGACCATCATCCGCAGCAGCGTGGTTTTCCCCGCGCCATTGGAACCGATCACGCCTACAAAATCCCGCTCGCGGACGACAAAGCTGAAGTCGGAGATCACTTGTTGTTCCTGATACGCGAAGGAAACGTGGTCAAGCTCGATTACACTGTCATGACAAACGGCATCCTGTGCCGTAGTTGCGTCGGATTTCATTTACTTAGCGTCCTTCCGGTACATATAGTTTCTTCTTATTGTAGAGCTTGGATCAGATTTTGCAAATTTTTCTCCATCAACGTAAAGTAATTATCGCCAGCTTGGGCTTGGGCTTTCGTCAGTCCTTCCACGGGATTGAGCACCAGCGTATCCACACCAGCTTCGGAAGCCAGCGTCTTGGCTAGTTTATCCGAAACGAGCTCTTCGAAAAATACATAACGAATGCCCTTCTCCTTCACCAGCTTCGACAATGCCACCAAGTCCTGAGCCCGCGGCTCAGCCTCCGGTGACAGCCCCATAATCGCATGTTGGGTTAGTCCGTAATCCCGGCACAAGTAGCCAAATGCTTGGTGGGAAACCACAATTTCCTTCTTAGGCAGCGAGGATAATTGCTCGGTGAACTTGGCATCCAATGCCTGCAGTTGACCCAGCAGTTCCTGATACCGGGCTTCATAAGCCTCCCTGTGCTCCGGATCTACCTCGATATAGCTGTTCTTGATATTCTCCGCCATGATGATCGCGGATTTCGGGCTAACCCAGGTGTGCGGGTCCACTTGATGGGCCGCCGTTTCCTCCTCATGGTCCAAGTCTGTTTCCGCTTCATGCCCGGCTTCTTCGCCATGCCCGTGACCGTCATCGCCTTCCGCTTCGATCAAATCGATCCCTTGGCTGACTTCCACGGTTTTGACTTTGGCATCTGCACCTAGGCCCTTCAGAAAGTTCGGAACCCATCCCTCCAGCCCAGCGCCGTTATACAAAAACAGCTGAGCTTTGGACGCATTTAAAATATCCTGGCTGCGCGGTGTCCAATCATGCGGCTCAACGCCGGTCGGCAGCAAATTGATGACGTTCGCTTCTTCGCCGCCAATCGTCTTGGCAAATTCATAGATCGGATAAAAGCTGGTGATCACGTTCACTTTGCCTTCTACGATCGTTCCGCTGCTTGCGTTCTTCCCGCAGCCTGCTAGAACGAACAGTAACGTAAGCCCCGCGGCTGCTAAGACGAACCCTCGCTTAAATCTATGTATAAACATCAATAACTCCCTCTCTTAATCGTAATGATTACCAACAAGGATTATAGGACCCTCCTCTTGGAATGTCAACCTCTATTATTCTTCCTGTGTTGTTCTTCTGTGATAATGTCACCCTATAACTGTTCTGAGATAATGTCACTATGGGACAGGAGACATTAACTTTGACAAGAACAGAACTAAAGAAGGTAGTTGTGGTGGAGAAAGTCCTTGAGGGACATATGACAAACAGAGAAGGAGCAGCAGCCCTAGGGCTGACGGAGCGGCAGATTATTCGACTGAAGAAGAAATATTGTGTTGAGGGAGGAGCGCAGGGAATCATTCATAAAAATCGAGGAAGGAAACCGGTATATGCTTTAAGCGATGAACTAAAGGAACAAGTTGTCACCTTATATCAGACGAAGTATCACGGTAGTAACAGTTGTCATTATGCGGAGTTGTTAGAGGAACATGAAGCGATACAAATTAGCCCCTCGAGTGTGCGTAGAATCCTGCTGGATCAAGGGATAAAACAAGTGAAACCAAGACGGCGCAGTAAAGCACATCCGCCTCGTCAACGTAAGGCTCAGGCCGGAATGCTATGGCAAATTGATGCGACACCTTATGCCTGGCTTGAAAACCGGGCCCCCGCCTTTGCACTACACGCAGCCATTGACGATGCGACAGGCATTGTCGTCGGTGCCGTATTCCGTAAGAACGAGTGTCGTGAAGGCTACTTCTTGGTGATGCAGCAGGGCATTGAGCAATATGGTGTACCCCTTGGTTTATACAGTGATCGGCACACCATCTTCCGATCGCCGAATGAGAAGCTCACCGTGGAGCAGGAGCTTGCCGGAAAAACCAAACCTCTATCCAATTTCGGTAAAGCCATGGCTGACCTACATATTGAGCATATCAAGGCGATTACGCCTCAAGCCAAGGGACGTATAGAAAGGCTCTGGAAAACGTTCCAGGACCGTCTGGTGATTGAACTGCGGCTCTTGGGTGTGAAGTCGATGGATGAAGCAAATAAGGTGCTTCCTCTTCTGCTCGACAAGCACAATCGCAAGTTTGCCGTTCTGCCGAAGGAAGCTGACTCGGCTTATATACCACTTGACTCTGCCGTCCATCTTGGGCATATCTTCACGGTTCGTGAATATCGCCAAATGGGTACTGGCAACACGCTTTCATACAATGGAAAGATCTACACTCTCGCCAAACCGATTCCTCTCCGACTTGATGCCAAGTCTACAGTCGAAGTACGTGAGACTTTAAACGGTGAAATTCTGTTGTGGTACCAAGGACAAGCCTTACCTTTAAAAAGGACGGAAAAACCTCAACGAGTGGCTGAAGAAACAAAAAAAGCGAGTTCTGCGCAGCCACGCAAACCCGCTGTAGATCATCCGTGGAGATCCACGGTAAACACCATGGCTAAGCTTAGCACAAAACGAAGCTCATTCCAAGATGCTATATACTCACAGCATAACAGCTATGCGGAGACCTCCTGGTAAAACAGAAGGCTCATACAAATAAAGTGACATTTTCATAGCACAGTTAAGGTGACATTTTCACAGACGATTGACACCATTAATTCAAAGTTTCAATAATTAGGAAGAGTAGTCCGTACATCAATTGGCCCGCAATTTCGAGACGACAGTCAATTTTAAAATAAAAAGATAAGTTATTTTATGTGATATATACATTTAAATTCCAATTGGATTTATCCGTCAAGGAAAATAAGTTGCCCACTTTCATCGGTCCGAGCCGGGTGCAGGAGAAGCACCTTGCTCAAAATCATTACCAGATTGGACCCTGACTATGACGGAACCGTCGAATTAACTGGGAACCCGTTAAGGGGCTTTCAAAAGATAAAGGCTTTACCTTTCAGGAACTCAGACTGTTCCCTTGGCTAACGGTCGTGGGAATATCGCGGCGGACTTAAACCTTCGGGATCAAACCGTACGGAAAAGGTCATTGAGCTGATCAGGGTCTTTAAGCTGAACGGTTTCGAGAAAACTTATCCTAAACAGTTATCGGGCGGAAAGTCGCAAACTCTCCTATCCGTGCAACCGGACAATACTGGATTGTCAACAGTAAATCAGACAACTTTATTAAGGGCTTCTTGACGATACTGAACAGGTGTCAGG
This region includes:
- a CDS encoding metal ABC transporter ATP-binding protein, which gives rise to MKSDATTAQDAVCHDSVIELDHVSFAYQEQQVISDFSFVVRERDFVGVIGSNGAGKTTLLRMMVGLLQPTEGEIRLFGEPIRRFRDWERIGYVPQKNAFNPLFPATVREVVLSGLYNNKKLFRRIGREEQRKCDDALEVMRIGDIQHKRIGQLSGGQQQRVFLARALVNKPDLLVLDEPTVGIDAQTQADFFELIFHMHAHHHMTFLMVSHDIGMIEGKLGQEPRKQCGAIKFYVRHSHEQDCAIPDLQHSLV
- a CDS encoding metal ABC transporter substrate-binding protein; the encoded protein is MFIHRFKRGFVLAAAGLTLLFVLAGCGKNASSGTIVEGKVNVITSFYPIYEFAKTIGGEEANVINLLPTGVEPHDWTPRSQDILNASKAQLFLYNGAGLEGWVPNFLKGLGADAKVKTVEVSQGIDLIEAEGDDGHGHGEEAGHEAETDLDHEEETAAHQVDPHTWVSPKSAIIMAENIKNSYIEVDPEHREAYEARYQELLGQLQALDAKFTEQLSSLPKKEIVVSHQAFGYLCRDYGLTQHAIMGLSPEAEPRAQDLVALSKLVKEKGIRYVFFEELVSDKLAKTLASEAGVDTLVLNPVEGLTKAQAQAGDNYFTLMEKNLQNLIQALQ
- a CDS encoding ISNCY family transposase — translated: MTRTELKKVVVVEKVLEGHMTNREGAAALGLTERQIIRLKKKYCVEGGAQGIIHKNRGRKPVYALSDELKEQVVTLYQTKYHGSNSCHYAELLEEHEAIQISPSSVRRILLDQGIKQVKPRRRSKAHPPRQRKAQAGMLWQIDATPYAWLENRAPAFALHAAIDDATGIVVGAVFRKNECREGYFLVMQQGIEQYGVPLGLYSDRHTIFRSPNEKLTVEQELAGKTKPLSNFGKAMADLHIEHIKAITPQAKGRIERLWKTFQDRLVIELRLLGVKSMDEANKVLPLLLDKHNRKFAVLPKEADSAYIPLDSAVHLGHIFTVREYRQMGTGNTLSYNGKIYTLAKPIPLRLDAKSTVEVRETLNGEILLWYQGQALPLKRTEKPQRVAEETKKASSAQPRKPAVDHPWRSTVNTMAKLSTKRSSFQDAIYSQHNSYAETSW